One segment of Nomascus leucogenys isolate Asia chromosome 20, Asia_NLE_v1, whole genome shotgun sequence DNA contains the following:
- the LOC100593094 gene encoding LOW QUALITY PROTEIN: lymphocyte-specific protein 1-like (The sequence of the model RefSeq protein was modified relative to this genomic sequence to represent the inferred CDS: substituted 1 base at 1 genomic stop codon) yields the protein MNAVVGGWQGAGLLSHYPLEASATKGPCGHLFPAHGPQRGLTLSSRPLGSGQLGGAATGAACRGQSQDRDRAGHPFCKCLHFQAGGGQRRAAPISVPRTELSCEIAHCSWSVEDEEEAVREQCQHERDRQLPAQDEDGGGLVPERPEQEMLLSLKPSEAPELDEDEGFGNWSQRPEQWQQHEGAQGTSDSGEPPXCRSPEGKQEDGPSLHACEKEASDEVHLEELSLSKEGPDPEDTVQDNLGASGAEEEQEEHQKYQQPRTPSPLVLEGTIEQSSPPLSPPIKLLQACVSLHPLRLIDRTEFLNCSIEKRNSVKKSQPDLPISKIDHWLEQYTQAIETAGRIPKLAHQASIELPSMAVASTKSRWETGEVQAQSAAKTPSCKVRSPPGARLGCRASTWEFSSRPGFLVKTSVGLSRMNVDRQNPEVLPAKAGPELHLEVSWPDLPCPNIGPALLWHFLSCSVPGLSIGPGPVLFLALPWS from the exons ATGAACGCTGTGGTAGGCGGCTGGCAGGGAGCAGGGTTGCTGTCCCACTACCCTCTGGAAGCCTCAGCCACGAAGGGCCCCTGTGGGCACCTTTTCCCGGCACACG GACCCCAGAGAGGACTGACCCTCTCCAGCCGACCTCTGGGCTCAGGACAGCTGGGTGGGGCAGCCACAGGAGCTGCCTGCAGGGGGCAGAGTCAGGACAGGGACCGAGCCGGACACCCATTCTGCAAGTGTCTGCACTTCCAGGCAGGGGGAGGACAACG gagaGCTGCCCCCATTTCAGTTCCCAGAACAGAGCTCAGCTGTGAAATA GCCCACTGCTCCTGGAGTgtggaggacgaggaggaggccGTCCGCGAGCAATGCCAGCATGAGAGAGACAGGCAGCTTCCGGCCCAGGACGAGGACGGAGGTGGCCTTGTCCCCGAGAGGCCGGAGCAGGAGATGCT cctcagcctgaaGCCCTCCGAGGCCCCTGAACTGGATGAGGATGAGGGCTTTGGCAACTGGTCCCAGAGGCcagagcagtggcagcagcacGAGGGGGCACAGGGCACCTCGGACAGCGGAGAGCCCCCCTAGTGCAGGAGTCCTGAGGGCAAGCAAGAGGATGG GCCCAGCCTGCATGCCTGCGAAAAGGAGGCCAGTGACGAAGTCCACCTGGAGGAGTTGAGTCTGAGCAAGGAGGGGCCAGACCCAGAGGACACTGTCCAGGACAACCTGGGGGCCTCAGGGGCtgaggaggaacaggaggag caccaGAAATATCAGCAGCCCAGGACACCCAGCCCCTTGGTCTTGGAGGGGACCATCGAACAGAGCTCGCCTCCCCTGAGCCCTCCCATCAAA TTGCTGCAGGCCTGTGTCTCTCTCCACCCTCTGCGGCTCATCGACAGGACCGAGTTCCTAAACTGCTCCATAGAGAAgcg TAACAGCGTGAAGAAATCCCAGCCAGACTTGCCCATCTCCAAGATTGACCACTGGCTGGAACAATACACCCAGGCCATCGAG ACTGCTGGCCGGATCCCCAAGCTAGCCCACCAGGCCTCCATAGAGCTGCCCAGCATGGCCGTGGCCAGTACCAAGAGTCGGTGGGAGACGGGTGAGGTACAGGCTCAGTCTGCGGCCAAGACTCCGTCCTGCAAGGTAAGGTCCCCTCCAGGGGCAAGGCTGGGCTGCAGAGCCAGCACCTGGGAGTTTAGTAGCAGGCCAGGTTTCCTTGTTAAGACAAGTGTGGGACTGTCCAGGATGAATGTGGACAGACAGAACCCTGAGGTATTGCC GGCCAAGGCAGGACCAGAGCTGCACTTGGAGGTGTCCTGGCCTGATTTGCCCTGCCCCAACATtggcccagccctgctctggcACTTCCTGTCATGCAGTGTCCCTGGCCTGAGCATTGGCCCTGGCCCTGTCCTgtttctggccctgccctggagctgA